The following are encoded together in the Archocentrus centrarchus isolate MPI-CPG fArcCen1 chromosome 23, fArcCen1, whole genome shotgun sequence genome:
- the gxylt1b gene encoding glucoside xylosyltransferase 1, producing MMRRYMRALMLCMVFAVFSGLYVYSRLFYSGVSAGGNGAKKIFIPPRVPGARRGVVDKDPHWYNRYIMRQQVQMEAAGTRPEPAMHLSVVACGERLEETLTMIKSAVLFSIKRLHLHIFAEDQLHASFIEALESWPGFIRSRFNYRVYPISFPSENAAEWKKLFKPCASQRLFLPLILKDVDSIVYVDSDILFLQPVDHLWRLLSDFNSSQLAAMAPEHEEPRIAWYNRFARHPFYGRTGINSGVMLMNLTRMRSVFFKNDMTSVGLRWEELLMPLLQKYKLNITWGDQDLLNIIFHYNPESLLEFPCQWNYRPDHCIYGSNCASAEEGGIYILHGNRGVYHDYKQPAFRAVYEAIKKFTFGTNPATSLLEPLEEELWKTTHTYCGKSHTLFTKRLRNSVVNITRKTHKW from the exons ATGATGCGGCGGTACATGCGCGCACTGATGCTGTGCATGGTGTTTGCCGTGTTTTCGGGCTTGTATGTTTACAGTAGGCTGTTTTACTCGGGCGTGTCTGCCGGAGGAAACGGAGCAAAGAAGATTTTCATCCCACCGAGAGTGCCTGGAGCCAGGCGAGGGGTCGTGGATAAAGACCCACACTGGTACAATAG GTACATCATGCGTCAGCAGGTTCAGATGGAGGCTGCTGGTACCAGACCTGAACCTGCCATGCACTTGTCTGTGGTGGCCTGTGGGGAGAGGCTGGAGGAGACTCTCACCATGATCAAGTCTGCCGTGCTCTTCAGCATCAAGCGCCTCCATTTGCACATCTTTGCAGAAGATCAGCTCCACGCCAGCTTCATTGAAGCC TTGGAGTCGTGGCCTGGTTTTATTCGCTCCAGGTTCAACTACAGAGTTTACCCCATCAGCTTCCCCAGTGAGAACGCGGCTGAGTGGAAGAAACTCTTCAAGCCCTGCGCTTCACAGCGACTCTTCTTACCT CTGATCTTAAAGGACGTTGACTCCATTGTGTATGTCGACTCTGACATCCTCTTCCTGCAGCCCGTAGACCACTTGTGGAGATTGCTTTCCGACTTTAATTCTTCTCAGCTGGCTGCTATGGCCCCAGAGCACGAGGAGCCCCGCATCGCCTGGTACAACCGCTTCGCCCGCCACCCATTCTACGGCAGGACGGGCATCAACTCAGGGGTCATGCTCATGAATCTGACACGGATGAGGAGCGTGTTCTTTAAG AATGACATGACATCAGTGGGGCTGCGGTGGGAAGAGCTCCTGATGCCTCTACTCCAGAAATACAAACTGAACATAACCTGGGGAGACCAGGACCTTCTCAATATCATTTTTCACTACAACCCCG aGTCCTTGCTGGAGTTTCCGTGCCAGTGGAACTATCGCCCAGATCACTGCATCTACGGCAGCAACTGTGCCTCAGCTGAGGAGGGTGGCATCTACATATTGCATGGAAACAGGGGAGTTTACCACGACTACAAACAGCCGGCTTTCAGGGCTGTCTACGAAGCCATAAAAAAG TTCACTTTCGGCACAAATCCAGCGACTTCTCTGTTGGAACCTTTAGAAGAGGAACTTTGGAAAACGACGCACACGTACTGTGGGAaatcacacacactcttcaCCAAGAGACTGAGAAACAGTGTGGTGAACATCACCAGGAAGACTCACAAATGGTGA